A DNA window from Schistocerca gregaria isolate iqSchGreg1 chromosome 2, iqSchGreg1.2, whole genome shotgun sequence contains the following coding sequences:
- the LOC126324060 gene encoding uncharacterized protein LOC126324060: MAEVESHRPPPPSWIDKKFVERALKNEDSKSKVRVDAATVDYAIKDGLGYMSCIFRVVATIKLDERTSSHELPLIVKCSNAEEGNLTEMGKEFRVFEKEAFLLCELVPEVHKALRVVEGEKLSPLAARCYLFGRQPVEFLVLEDLSADGFRLAEAGQPLDYQHCVLALRAYSRLHAASAMLLKEKPEFRERCLLPASSDLQQEFFESMADKIFKAVAREFRATAGYERYAEKYENLSKQVAKDNKAYWESNNHMLNVVMHGDCWKNNFMFKYVGGNPTDIRILDFQFSRIHGPAGDLVYFLYANASEEVHRHHMEDLLQEYHSTLVGLLRRLGMDQQADAYTLQVFRNEMEAAATLGVFYSALTCLVITSEKYGADFKEFFQGDGSSNSVLGNAYKNPTIMSYLKYVAPIFDKKGLL; encoded by the exons ATGGCAGAAGTCGAGTCTCATAGACCACCGCCTCCATCGTGGATCGACAAAAAGTTCGTAGAGAGGGCTCTGAAAAATGAAGACAGTAAAAGTAAGGTGAGAGTGGACGCTGCGACTGTCGATTACGCCATCAAAGACGGCCTAGGCTACATGAGCTGCATCTTCAGAGTAGTAGCCACCATCAAATTGGACGAAAGGACCTCCAGCCATGAACTTCCGCTCATAGTGAAGTGCAGCAACGCAGAGGAAGGCAATCTGACCGAGATGGGAAAGGAATTCCGAGTATTCGAGAAGGAGGCATTCTTACTGTGCGAGTTGGTGCCAGAAGTTCATAAAGCGCTGAGAGTTGTGGAGGGAGAGAAATTGTCCCCGCTGGCGGCCCGTTGCTACCTGTTTGGGAGGCAGCCCGTGGAGTTCCTGGTGTTGGAAGACCTGTCAGCGGATGGCTTCCGCTTGGCCGAAGCTGGCCAACCACTCGACTACCAGCACTGTGTGCTAGCTTTGAGAGCGTACTCTCGCCTACACGCCGCCTCGGCCATGCTGCTCAAGGAGAAGCCAGAATTTCGGGAACGTTGTTTGCTCCCGGCATCGAGCGACCTTCAGCAAGAGTTCTTCGAGAGCATGGCTGACAAGATCTTCAAAGCAGTGGCGAGGGAATTCAGAGCGACTGCTGGCTACGAGCGATACGCCGAAAAGTATGAGAACCTTTCGAAACAAGTCGCGAAGGACAACAAGGCCTACTGGGAATCTAATAATCATATGTTAAATGTTGTAATGCATGGCGACTGTTGGAAAAATAACTTCATGTTTAAATACGTTGGAGGGAATCCTACAGACATTAGGATTCTCGACTTTCAG TTTAGCAGAATTCACGGGCCAGCCGGTGACCTGGTGTACTTCCTGTACGCGAATGCCAGTGAGGAGGTCCACAGGCATCACATGGAAGACCTGCTGCAAGAGTACCACAGCACGCTGGTGGGCCTGCTACGGCGCTTGGGCATGGACCAGCAGGCCGACGCCTACACCCTGCAGGTATTTAGGAATGAAATGGAGGCGGCGGCCACCCTCGGCGTGTTCTACAGTGCCTTGACCTGCCTTGTCATCACTTCGGAGAAGTATGGCGCCGACTTCAAGGAGTTCTTCCAAGGAGATGGCTCCTCAAATTCAGTCTTAGGAAACGCGTACAAAAATCCTACCATTATGTCCTATCTCAAATACGTTGCACCTATATTCGACAAGAAGGGCCTTCTGTGA